In Niveispirillum cyanobacteriorum, the following proteins share a genomic window:
- a CDS encoding TonB-dependent receptor: MSMRAQLSWRPSLLAVGLALLSGALPVGAQEKKADAGPMLDEIVVVSQKRAGAVDVQAVSVAITAFDANAIEKSFATDLVDVGRMAPNIQLNQSGTFGGFSNFFIRGIGSSNTIRTVDPAVGTFVDGIYIGFGPASMQDTFDIASVEVLRGPQGTLFGKNVTGGAVSVLSTRPTGELGADIKVTYGNYDRMDVSAAVQFPIIEGELAGKIAAMSKSRDGYFKNLTTGRTKPDVDTSILRPTFRWTPNEVLTVDLIGEYYRDKGGSSASQNRDSRVNPRMLLVNGQLVASPATVQRVFGYTPPTDKYDINHNDQGYVDTSAGHGIIDASLDLGHGIVSLVTGYREVKFNSSTDFDGSPYVVFEFPDNRERQHQYSGELRYASNFSDTVEFTAGLYYFTQEMYIAERRAAYASGPATAPVISRTVGIAKTDDSSYAVFGQGSVKFTDQLSLILGGRYTVEKKEIELCPFNAALYTSLNFEACPVTRLNGDDKWNSFSPKIGLDYKVDDDVLLYASWTKGFRSGSFNARATNAAVLGPVDQETVSSYEAGMKSELMGRRLRLNTAAFLSDYTNIQRTVSDTVIVNGLPTVTQVPRNAASATIWGLELEGSFLVTDALTLDASLGYTNAGYDSFANIDTNRNGVYEPAIDGPIAKDLKFERVPKWQYAVSASYEVPVSDTSSLRFRTSYTWVDDQFIDTLNSPSLALGSYGLWDASVSYSLNDSYTVSLFGRNLNDAEYYDFGFDGGTHRAVWGGTPRTYGVELSAKF; encoded by the coding sequence ATGTCTATGCGTGCGCAATTATCGTGGCGTCCGTCCTTGCTGGCCGTGGGTCTGGCGCTTCTTTCGGGTGCGCTGCCGGTAGGCGCGCAGGAGAAGAAGGCGGATGCCGGGCCCATGCTGGATGAGATCGTGGTGGTCAGCCAGAAGCGGGCGGGTGCCGTGGATGTGCAGGCCGTGTCGGTCGCCATAACGGCCTTCGACGCCAACGCCATCGAGAAGAGCTTCGCTACCGATCTGGTGGATGTGGGCCGCATGGCGCCGAACATCCAGCTCAACCAGTCGGGCACCTTTGGTGGCTTCTCCAACTTCTTCATCCGCGGTATCGGGTCGTCGAACACGATCCGCACCGTGGACCCGGCTGTCGGCACCTTTGTCGATGGCATCTATATCGGCTTCGGCCCCGCCTCCATGCAGGACACGTTCGACATCGCCTCGGTCGAGGTGCTGCGCGGGCCGCAGGGCACGCTGTTCGGCAAGAATGTGACAGGCGGCGCAGTATCGGTACTGTCCACCCGCCCGACCGGGGAACTGGGTGCCGATATCAAAGTCACCTATGGCAATTATGACCGCATGGACGTGTCGGCGGCGGTGCAGTTCCCCATCATCGAGGGTGAGTTGGCCGGCAAGATCGCGGCCATGTCGAAAAGCCGCGATGGCTATTTCAAGAACCTGACGACGGGCCGGACCAAGCCCGATGTCGACACCTCCATCCTCCGCCCGACTTTCCGCTGGACGCCCAATGAGGTGCTGACCGTCGATCTGATCGGCGAATATTACCGTGACAAGGGCGGGTCATCGGCGTCGCAGAACCGGGACAGCCGGGTCAATCCGCGCATGCTGTTGGTCAATGGCCAGCTGGTGGCCTCGCCCGCGACCGTGCAGCGCGTGTTCGGTTATACCCCGCCCACGGACAAGTATGACATCAACCATAATGACCAGGGCTATGTCGATACGAGTGCGGGCCATGGCATCATCGATGCCAGCCTGGATCTGGGCCATGGCATCGTCTCGCTGGTCACCGGCTATCGCGAGGTGAAGTTCAACTCCTCCACCGATTTTGACGGCTCACCCTATGTGGTGTTCGAATTCCCGGACAACCGGGAGCGTCAGCACCAATATTCGGGCGAGCTGCGTTATGCGTCGAACTTCTCCGATACGGTCGAGTTCACGGCGGGCCTCTATTACTTCACCCAGGAAATGTACATTGCCGAACGCCGCGCGGCCTATGCCAGCGGCCCGGCGACAGCCCCTGTCATTTCCCGTACCGTCGGCATCGCCAAGACGGATGACAGTTCCTACGCTGTCTTCGGTCAAGGATCGGTGAAGTTCACCGATCAACTGTCACTGATCCTGGGTGGCCGCTATACGGTGGAAAAGAAGGAGATCGAACTCTGCCCCTTCAACGCCGCCCTCTATACCAGCCTGAATTTTGAAGCCTGTCCTGTCACGCGCCTGAACGGCGACGACAAGTGGAACAGCTTCTCGCCCAAGATCGGCCTGGATTATAAGGTCGATGATGATGTGCTGCTCTATGCGTCCTGGACCAAGGGCTTCCGCTCCGGCTCCTTCAATGCCCGCGCGACCAATGCTGCCGTGCTGGGGCCGGTGGATCAGGAGACGGTGTCCTCCTATGAGGCGGGCATGAAGAGTGAGCTGATGGGGCGGCGTCTGCGCCTGAATACAGCGGCCTTCCTGTCGGATTACACCAATATCCAGCGCACCGTGTCCGATACCGTCATCGTCAATGGTCTGCCGACAGTGACACAGGTGCCGCGCAATGCGGCCTCTGCCACCATCTGGGGCCTGGAACTGGAAGGGTCGTTCCTGGTCACCGATGCCCTGACGCTGGATGCCTCGCTGGGCTACACCAATGCCGGTTATGACAGCTTCGCGAATATCGATACGAACCGGAACGGCGTGTATGAGCCGGCCATCGACGGGCCCATCGCCAAGGATCTGAAGTTCGAGCGCGTGCCGAAATGGCAATATGCCGTGTCGGCCAGCTATGAAGTGCCGGTGTCGGACACGTCCTCGCTGCGCTTCCGCACCTCCTATACCTGGGTGGATGATCAGTTCATCGATACGCTGAACAGCCCGTCCCTGGCGCTGGGTTCCTATGGCCTGTGGGATGCCTCGGTCAGCTATTCCCTGAATGACAGCTACACCGTCTCCCTGTTCGGGCGTAACCTGAACGATGCTGAATATTATGATTTCGGCTTTGACGGCGGCACACACCGCGCCGTCTGGGGTGGCACGCCGCGTACCTATGGCGTGGAATTGTCGGCGAAGTTCTGA
- a CDS encoding nuclear transport factor 2 family protein, with amino-acid sequence MATTLTLEQRIARLEARAEINDLVARYGLTVDDRDLEGLADLFTEDGAFRSKDGVLDARGRAAVIEQYRGRFAALGPCNHFTHDKIIAFDDADPDRATGIVTSHAEVWRNGQAMLTALRYQDEYRRGGDGKWRFADRLLTFFYYLPVTEYAEALGDPLRQRAYGDRRPADFPEALPTWRLYHQQGGNAD; translated from the coding sequence ATGGCAACGACCCTGACCCTGGAACAGCGTATCGCACGGCTGGAGGCGCGGGCCGAGATCAATGATCTGGTGGCCCGGTATGGTCTGACGGTCGATGACCGTGACCTGGAAGGCTTGGCCGACCTGTTCACCGAGGATGGGGCCTTCCGGTCCAAGGACGGGGTTCTGGATGCGCGCGGCCGGGCGGCGGTGATTGAGCAATATCGCGGGCGGTTCGCGGCGCTCGGTCCCTGCAACCACTTCACCCATGACAAGATCATCGCCTTTGACGATGCCGACCCGGACCGGGCCACGGGTATCGTCACCTCCCATGCCGAGGTTTGGCGCAATGGTCAGGCCATGCTGACGGCCCTGCGCTATCAGGATGAGTATCGGCGCGGGGGTGATGGCAAATGGCGCTTCGCCGACCGGCTTCTGACCTTCTTCTATTATCTGCCCGTGACGGAATATGCCGAGGCGCTGGGCGATCCGCTGCGCCAGCGTGCTTATGGCGACCGTCGCCCGGCCGATTTCCCGGAGGCGCTGCCGACTTGGCGGTTGTACCACCAGCAGGGGGGGAATGCCGACTGA
- a CDS encoding MFS transporter, whose protein sequence is MTHSLMSGTDAPETKAAARPVTRDGLYAWYVTILLTVAYAVAFVDRQILNLLVEPIKGQFTLSDTQISLLQGLSFTLAYVLMGPLFGRWTDIGNRRTIIWTGVTIWSVFTIFCGLSQTYWQLFGARMGVGGAEACLMPAAWSLLSDYFSKDKLPRAMSIFLMGPYLGGGLALIFGGLVIQQLGHVGPVDAGPFGLLAPWHLAFIVVGLPGLLLAALMLTVREPPRAKAAGRVEQERFTLSQIWRFLADRRAFYGAFYGGMSLHVIALYAFPAWIPSFLIRHYGVSMASVGLEYGASVLIAGSLGVWCGPYVAKFLAGRGYVDAAFRTPALTTLGVVPFAVLLPFCPTYELALAAAVGVTFFYTLPMAMAASSIQMVTPNRMRGVVSSLYVFTVSIVGLGLAPTFIALITDRLFGDPGMVGWSLALVCSVSSIGASILMLRGLGAFRAALAEGEKSK, encoded by the coding sequence ATGACCCATAGCCTGATGTCCGGCACCGATGCGCCCGAAACCAAGGCCGCAGCCCGGCCCGTGACGCGTGACGGGCTTTACGCCTGGTATGTCACGATCCTGCTGACGGTCGCCTATGCGGTTGCCTTCGTGGACCGGCAGATTCTGAATTTGCTGGTGGAGCCGATCAAGGGGCAGTTCACCCTGTCGGACACGCAGATCAGCCTGTTGCAGGGCCTGTCCTTCACATTGGCCTATGTGCTGATGGGGCCATTGTTCGGGCGTTGGACGGATATCGGCAATCGCCGCACCATCATCTGGACCGGGGTCACCATCTGGTCGGTGTTCACCATCTTCTGTGGCCTGTCCCAGACCTATTGGCAGCTGTTCGGGGCGCGCATGGGCGTGGGCGGGGCGGAGGCTTGCCTGATGCCGGCGGCATGGTCGCTGCTGTCCGATTATTTCAGCAAGGATAAGCTGCCGCGCGCCATGAGCATCTTTCTCATGGGGCCGTATCTGGGCGGCGGGCTGGCGCTGATCTTCGGTGGGCTGGTCATTCAGCAACTGGGCCATGTCGGGCCGGTGGATGCGGGTCCCTTCGGCCTTCTGGCGCCGTGGCATCTGGCCTTCATTGTGGTGGGTCTGCCAGGGCTGCTACTGGCGGCACTGATGCTGACGGTACGGGAACCGCCACGGGCCAAGGCCGCGGGCCGGGTGGAGCAGGAACGTTTTACCCTGTCCCAGATCTGGCGCTTTCTGGCCGACCGTCGGGCCTTTTATGGTGCCTTCTATGGTGGCATGTCGCTGCATGTCATCGCGCTTTATGCTTTCCCCGCCTGGATTCCCAGCTTCCTGATCCGCCATTATGGGGTGTCCATGGCCTCGGTCGGTCTGGAATATGGGGCCTCGGTGCTGATCGCCGGCTCCCTGGGCGTGTGGTGTGGGCCTTATGTGGCGAAGTTCCTGGCCGGGCGCGGCTATGTCGATGCGGCGTTCCGCACACCTGCCCTGACCACGCTGGGCGTGGTGCCGTTTGCTGTGCTGCTGCCCTTCTGCCCGACCTATGAGTTGGCGCTGGCGGCGGCGGTGGGGGTGACGTTCTTCTACACGCTGCCCATGGCAATGGCGGCGTCCTCCATCCAGATGGTGACGCCCAACCGCATGCGCGGGGTTGTTTCCTCCCTCTATGTCTTCACGGTTTCCATCGTGGGCCTCGGTCTGGCCCCCACCTTCATCGCGCTGATTACCGACCGGTTGTTCGGTGATCCGGGCATGGTGGGCTGGTCGCTGGCCCTGGTCTGTTCGGTTTCCAGCATTGGTGCGTCGATCCTGATGCTGCGCGGCCTGGGTGCCTTCCGGGCGGCCCTTGCCGAAGGGGAGAAGTCGAAGTGA
- a CDS encoding SDR family oxidoreductase — protein MKVLVFGATGDQGEAQLRRLIAAGHTPIAVARDPSKLGVAGVDSVAADYRDPDSLARALDGVDALFITMPSTSFQAADPLIRAVEAIGKAAARQGLRMAVFNSSMIIKDEKRGFAAHDARWEMRERLRDSGVPTVSIQPVIYLDNLLRAWARQHILEENRIFYPHHPDLDVCWICQDDVSDLMIAALDRPSLAGRAYNVGGVEGIRGPDLARRLGAVLGRPLRFDPRPIPDFCEAMAGVFKDVTTLDRDRLTGELRRIYEWYNFGEEKPFSVDMAPILADLPVALTRLEDWAARQDWHI, from the coding sequence GTGAAAGTTCTTGTCTTCGGCGCCACGGGCGACCAGGGCGAAGCGCAGCTGCGCCGCCTGATTGCCGCAGGCCACACGCCCATTGCCGTTGCGCGTGATCCGTCGAAGCTGGGTGTTGCCGGCGTGGACAGCGTGGCAGCGGATTATCGCGACCCCGACAGTCTGGCCCGCGCCCTGGACGGGGTGGACGCGCTGTTCATCACCATGCCGTCCACGTCGTTCCAGGCTGCCGACCCTTTGATCCGTGCCGTGGAGGCCATCGGAAAGGCCGCAGCGCGGCAGGGGCTGCGCATGGCGGTCTTCAACAGCTCCATGATCATTAAGGATGAGAAGCGGGGCTTTGCCGCCCATGATGCCCGCTGGGAGATGCGCGAAAGGCTGCGTGACAGTGGCGTCCCGACAGTCTCCATTCAGCCCGTGATCTATTTGGATAATCTGCTGCGGGCCTGGGCGCGGCAGCACATCCTGGAAGAGAACCGCATCTTCTATCCGCACCATCCCGACCTGGATGTCTGCTGGATCTGTCAGGATGATGTGTCGGACCTGATGATCGCGGCATTGGACCGGCCGTCCCTTGCCGGCCGCGCCTATAATGTCGGCGGGGTGGAGGGTATCCGGGGGCCGGATCTGGCCCGGCGGTTGGGTGCTGTGCTGGGCCGGCCTTTGCGGTTCGACCCGCGCCCGATCCCCGATTTCTGTGAGGCCATGGCCGGCGTGTTCAAGGATGTGACGACGCTTGATCGTGACCGCCTGACCGGTGAGCTGCGCCGCATCTATGAATGGTACAATTTCGGGGAGGAGAAACCCTTCTCCGTCGATATGGCGCCAATCCTGGCCGACCTTCCCGTGGCTCTGACGCGTCTGGAGGATTGGGCAGCGCGTCAGGATTGGCACATCTGA
- a CDS encoding response regulator, protein MILIVEDSEEQRIILSAIIAHSNLGPSQTVGSAEEALQALEIDRIDGPAPDVRAILMDIMLPGMDGISAAARIKANPRLAPIPLIVISALEESESLAAAFAAGAADYIVKPVQPVALAARLRTTLRPPAGARLKSVDCRQALDGIFVSGVRLDVSIADWPELKLELGQHGADEIREKLIEAFSSVHERADKWVCRAGEGGFSLLVAGEENGGGLLQLAEEIACDMPWPEVRVTLCPVGAA, encoded by the coding sequence ATGATCCTGATTGTCGAGGATAGCGAGGAACAGCGCATCATCCTGTCGGCCATCATCGCCCATTCCAACCTGGGCCCTAGCCAGACCGTTGGAAGTGCCGAGGAAGCGTTGCAGGCGTTGGAGATTGACAGGATAGATGGGCCCGCACCCGATGTGCGCGCCATCCTGATGGATATCATGCTGCCCGGCATGGACGGGATCAGTGCGGCTGCCCGGATCAAGGCCAATCCGCGTCTGGCGCCGATCCCCCTGATCGTCATATCGGCGCTGGAGGAAAGTGAAAGCCTGGCCGCCGCGTTTGCCGCCGGTGCCGCCGATTACATTGTGAAGCCGGTGCAGCCGGTGGCGTTGGCCGCACGGCTGCGCACCACACTGCGCCCGCCGGCTGGGGCGCGGCTGAAATCGGTGGATTGCCGGCAGGCGCTGGACGGGATTTTCGTGTCCGGCGTGCGCCTGGATGTCTCCATCGCCGACTGGCCGGAACTGAAGCTGGAATTGGGCCAGCATGGCGCCGACGAGATCCGGGAAAAGCTGATCGAGGCCTTTTCATCCGTGCATGAACGGGCCGACAAATGGGTCTGCCGGGCGGGGGAGGGCGGTTTCTCCCTGCTGGTGGCGGGGGAGGAGAATGGCGGCGGCCTGTTGCAGCTGGCCGAGGAAATCGCCTGCGACATGCCCTGGCCAGAAGTGCGCGTCACCCTTTGCCCGGTGGGGGCGGCATGA
- a CDS encoding mannose-1-phosphate guanylyltransferase/mannose-6-phosphate isomerase gives MSQTIIPVILSGGSGTRLWPLSREQYPKQFLPLAGSRSLLQQTVERCLAAGLGTPILVGAEAHRFVLAEQFRDMGVTPRALVLEPAARNTAPAIAAATLLAREIDPDALLLVLPADHVIRDGAAWATAVGVAAKAAAQGHLVTFGIKAETPETGFGWIRPGVVLDGIEGAFKVDRFVEKPALPKAEELLREGCSWNSGMFLFAASAMLEELTRFEPALLSAVAASVAGRASDLDFVRLAADAFKSAPSVSIDDAVFARTGRAATVPCSIGWSDVGSWSALHEVVEKDGDGNATRGDVILRNCQGSYVRTDGVLTAVLGLSDVVVVATSDAILVAHKDAVQDVKGVVQKLKADSRKEAESRPRVYRPWGYYQSVHAGDRFQVKRITVKPGHKLSLQKHFHRAEHWIVVNGTALVTRDGEEILVRENESIYLPLGAVHRLENPGKVPLNLIEVQSGSYLGEDDIVRLEDTYGRA, from the coding sequence ATGTCCCAGACGATCATCCCCGTCATCCTGTCCGGTGGCAGCGGTACGCGGCTGTGGCCGCTGTCGCGTGAACAATATCCCAAGCAGTTCCTGCCGCTGGCCGGCAGCCGCAGCCTGTTGCAGCAGACGGTGGAACGCTGTCTGGCCGCCGGTCTGGGCACGCCGATCCTGGTGGGGGCGGAGGCGCATCGTTTCGTGCTGGCCGAGCAGTTCCGCGATATGGGCGTCACCCCGCGCGCCCTGGTCCTTGAACCCGCCGCGCGTAACACGGCACCCGCCATTGCTGCGGCCACGCTTCTGGCGCGGGAGATTGACCCGGATGCGCTGCTGCTGGTCCTGCCCGCCGATCATGTGATCCGGGATGGTGCGGCCTGGGCAACGGCGGTCGGGGTTGCGGCCAAGGCGGCGGCACAGGGTCATCTGGTGACCTTCGGCATCAAGGCGGAAACGCCGGAGACGGGGTTCGGCTGGATCCGCCCCGGCGTGGTGCTGGACGGGATCGAGGGTGCCTTCAAGGTGGACCGTTTCGTTGAGAAACCCGCCTTGCCCAAGGCAGAGGAATTGCTGCGCGAGGGTTGTTCCTGGAACAGCGGCATGTTCCTGTTCGCGGCATCGGCCATGCTGGAGGAATTGACGCGGTTTGAGCCGGCCTTGCTGTCGGCGGTGGCCGCGTCGGTCGCGGGCCGGGCCAGCGATCTGGATTTCGTGCGTCTGGCGGCGGACGCCTTCAAATCCGCCCCGTCGGTCAGCATTGATGATGCCGTCTTTGCCCGCACGGGACGTGCGGCCACCGTTCCCTGTTCCATCGGCTGGTCCGATGTCGGGTCCTGGTCGGCGCTGCATGAGGTGGTGGAGAAGGACGGGGACGGCAATGCCACGCGCGGCGACGTCATCCTGCGCAATTGCCAGGGCTCCTACGTTCGCACCGACGGGGTGCTGACGGCGGTCCTGGGCCTGTCGGATGTCGTGGTGGTGGCCACCTCCGACGCTATTCTGGTGGCGCACAAGGATGCGGTGCAGGATGTGAAAGGTGTCGTTCAGAAGCTGAAGGCCGACAGCCGCAAGGAGGCCGAAAGCCGCCCCCGCGTCTATCGTCCCTGGGGCTATTATCAGTCGGTGCATGCCGGCGACCGATTCCAGGTCAAGCGCATTACGGTCAAGCCCGGCCACAAGCTTTCGCTGCAAAAGCATTTCCACCGCGCCGAACATTGGATCGTGGTCAATGGAACCGCCCTGGTCACCCGCGACGGGGAAGAGATACTGGTCCGCGAGAACGAGTCCATTTACCTGCCGCTGGGTGCCGTTCACCGGCTGGAAAATCCCGGCAAGGTGCCCCTTAACCTGATCGAGGTGCAGTCGGGTTCGTACCTGGGCGAGGATGATATCGTGCGCCTGGAGGATACGTATGGGCGGGCGTGA
- a CDS encoding glycoside hydrolase family 113, whose translation MRRERYASRRGILKLGAGLAGLGLLPAACIGAGSPPWRGANLIATPDAPLGSPACERSLRHLRDLGGNAVALIPFLWQSGPNDPHIVLGDAVSLDQLRAGIRQARGLGLKVLVKPHVWVPQTWAGAIEFSDAADQAEWLRRYRALLLDLAGLAQEEGADALALGTELRGVSDDPAWTAIIADVRGRFRGTVTYVAHWDGELDRLPFRILLDIPSISLYPPLGDDDAGLVGRIEALAAALAGQGPLWIGELGLRSAAGGQAKPWESPEERDAHPDADVQARVLDHWLTALNRQGLRDVLLWRWFSDPDAGGPQDTDFTLQGKPAEAVMKRHFRR comes from the coding sequence TTGCGGCGGGAACGATACGCCTCGCGGCGTGGCATTCTGAAACTCGGGGCGGGTCTGGCGGGGCTGGGCCTGCTGCCAGCGGCGTGCATTGGTGCAGGCTCTCCGCCCTGGCGGGGTGCGAACCTGATCGCAACGCCCGACGCGCCACTGGGTTCTCCCGCCTGCGAACGCTCCCTGCGGCATCTGCGCGACCTGGGCGGCAATGCCGTTGCCCTGATCCCGTTCCTCTGGCAGTCGGGTCCCAACGACCCGCACATCGTGCTGGGCGACGCCGTCAGCCTGGACCAATTGCGCGCCGGCATTCGTCAGGCCAGGGGCCTGGGCCTGAAGGTCCTGGTGAAGCCCCATGTCTGGGTACCACAGACCTGGGCCGGGGCGATCGAATTCAGCGACGCTGCCGATCAGGCGGAATGGCTGCGCCGTTACCGCGCGCTGCTTCTCGACCTTGCCGGTCTGGCGCAGGAGGAAGGGGCCGATGCGCTGGCCTTGGGCACCGAACTGCGCGGCGTCAGTGACGATCCCGCCTGGACCGCCATCATCGCCGATGTGCGGGGCCGGTTCCGGGGTACCGTGACCTATGTCGCTCATTGGGACGGGGAGCTGGACCGCCTGCCCTTCCGTATCCTGCTGGACATCCCCTCCATCAGCCTCTACCCACCGCTTGGCGATGATGATGCCGGTCTGGTGGGCCGGATTGAGGCGCTGGCGGCGGCGCTGGCCGGACAAGGCCCGCTCTGGATTGGCGAACTGGGCCTGCGCAGCGCCGCTGGCGGACAGGCCAAACCCTGGGAAAGCCCGGAAGAACGCGACGCCCATCCCGATGCAGATGTGCAGGCCCGCGTGCTGGATCACTGGCTGACCGCCCTTAACCGCCAAGGGCTGCGCGATGTCCTGCTCTGGCGCTGGTTCAGCGATCCCGACGCCGGCGGCCCGCAGGACACCGACTTCACCTTGCAGGGCAAGCCGGCGGAAGCGGTGATGAAGCGGCACTTCAGGCGGTGA
- a CDS encoding cellulose biosynthesis cyclic di-GMP-binding regulatory protein BcsB gives MRHALIAALFTATALVAPALAADPAKPGTRSVTLRDLGYPDGVTLSGISARQDIFFPLPAWVPTDNLQLDMKLDTALAEGQRASVQLLLDDQPRWAGALKPGTHAQSVAASLKRTDLRQGFTKATIAWGAQWTDNRCVDQRLPGGFVTLSPDSAVTYSIDPAKIDSVRAAWSALGPRVHLLLPAGDLTVTQFQAAVKLAGDLQRQGRIVTFDRLPTPGVISTLSVPPATTGSIVIATKAEVEALGAAIRALPGKDKLWSLRDGGAGADIALLPMAEGMALALLDGIDGEKVRVLTDGWSPLADTSANTINAAKPQPASLIGNDGIPFAVLGLGQGVQELVDRAEWPLRLDYAQVPQGQRPAALEIELAPGSTMGDKPQLLHVFVNNTLLRSVSLPDGGKVQRISVPLPDGLLGRSNAIRIVLQRQASGGDCREAPLASPAQILPGSRVTLTPDSTKPADFYALSPAMAKGATLVVTPDHLKDVAAVNLAARIVADLVPAQAPLSVIVGDGKAKPATPFIQLPGASLPGKPDLPVRLDGGAVSVKDRSGQALLDVTGTHGLMTAQLASLDGTPGLALATSDGRISPLMPRLAFDKGNVAFADDTGLLMAFDTVRDRAVRVVVADDAGWADWLDRFRIVLVLGAWGLLTLVGVGSLRRWYRNRAPKA, from the coding sequence ATGCGCCACGCCCTGATCGCCGCCCTGTTCACCGCAACCGCCCTGGTCGCCCCGGCCCTGGCTGCCGATCCGGCAAAGCCGGGGACCCGCAGCGTCACGCTGCGTGACCTGGGCTATCCGGATGGGGTCACCCTGTCCGGCATCTCCGCCCGACAGGATATCTTCTTCCCCTTGCCGGCCTGGGTGCCGACCGATAATCTCCAGCTTGATATGAAGCTGGATACGGCCTTGGCCGAGGGGCAGCGCGCATCGGTGCAATTGCTGCTGGATGATCAGCCGCGCTGGGCCGGGGCCTTGAAGCCCGGCACCCATGCGCAGTCGGTTGCGGCCAGCCTGAAGCGGACCGATCTGCGGCAAGGTTTCACCAAGGCCACCATCGCCTGGGGCGCGCAATGGACCGATAATCGCTGCGTCGATCAGCGGCTGCCCGGCGGTTTCGTCACCCTGTCGCCCGACAGCGCCGTGACCTACAGCATTGACCCGGCAAAGATCGACAGCGTGCGGGCCGCGTGGTCGGCGCTGGGGCCGCGCGTGCATCTGCTGCTGCCGGCGGGCGATCTGACGGTGACACAGTTCCAGGCGGCGGTGAAGCTGGCGGGTGACCTGCAACGGCAGGGCCGCATCGTCACCTTTGACCGGTTGCCGACACCGGGCGTCATCTCCACCCTTTCCGTACCGCCCGCGACGACCGGCAGCATCGTCATTGCGACCAAGGCCGAGGTGGAGGCGCTGGGCGCCGCTATCCGCGCGCTGCCGGGCAAGGACAAGCTGTGGAGCCTGCGTGATGGCGGGGCCGGTGCCGACATCGCCCTGCTGCCCATGGCCGAGGGCATGGCGCTGGCCCTGCTGGACGGGATCGACGGCGAGAAGGTGCGGGTCCTGACCGATGGCTGGTCGCCGTTGGCGGATACCAGCGCCAATACCATTAACGCCGCCAAGCCGCAGCCCGCCAGCCTCATCGGCAATGACGGCATTCCCTTTGCCGTGCTGGGCCTGGGGCAGGGCGTCCAGGAACTGGTGGATCGGGCGGAATGGCCGCTGCGTCTGGATTATGCCCAAGTGCCGCAGGGACAGCGCCCGGCCGCCCTGGAGATTGAGCTGGCGCCCGGCAGCACCATGGGCGACAAGCCGCAATTGCTGCATGTCTTCGTCAATAACACCCTGCTGCGCAGCGTTTCCCTGCCTGATGGCGGCAAGGTGCAGCGCATTTCGGTGCCGCTGCCCGATGGTCTGCTGGGCCGGTCCAATGCTATCCGTATCGTGTTGCAGCGGCAGGCATCGGGCGGGGATTGCCGCGAGGCACCGCTGGCCAGCCCGGCGCAGATTCTGCCAGGCAGCCGCGTCACCCTGACCCCCGACAGCACCAAGCCCGCCGATTTCTATGCCCTGTCGCCTGCCATGGCCAAGGGGGCGACCCTGGTGGTGACGCCGGATCACTTGAAGGATGTGGCGGCGGTGAACCTTGCTGCCCGCATCGTGGCCGATCTGGTGCCGGCGCAGGCGCCCCTGTCGGTGATCGTGGGCGATGGCAAGGCAAAGCCCGCCACGCCCTTCATTCAGCTGCCCGGTGCCAGCCTGCCCGGTAAGCCCGACCTGCCGGTCCGCCTGGATGGCGGGGCCGTCTCGGTCAAGGACCGGTCGGGGCAGGCCCTGCTGGATGTCACGGGCACCCATGGTCTGATGACGGCGCAACTGGCCAGTCTGGACGGTACGCCGGGGCTGGCGCTGGCGACCAGTGATGGTCGTATTTCGCCCCTGATGCCACGTCTGGCGTTCGATAAGGGCAATGTCGCCTTCGCCGACGACACAGGCCTGTTGATGGCCTTTGATACGGTTCGCGACCGGGCCGTGCGGGTCGTGGTGGCCGATGATGCCGGCTGGGCCGATTGGCTGGACCGGTTCCGCATCGTGCTGGTGCTGGGTGCCTGGGGTCTGTTAACCCTGGTCGGTGTCGGTTCGCTTCGCCGCTGGTATCGCAACCGTGCGCCGAAGGCTTGA